In Candidatus Zixiibacteriota bacterium, the following are encoded in one genomic region:
- the pyrE gene encoding orotate phosphoribosyltransferase — protein sequence MTGGPQAAVDALERLRAGLNRYALKRGRFVLASGAISDYYVNVKEICLRGEYLRLVGELLWAKIKRTGADAVGGLTLGADPIVAAVTIAAADDGVDCSALIIRKELKDHGTGQRIEGPFQPGMRVAVVEDVTTTGASAKSAADAIIAAGGIVVGVFSVLNRAAGADGLFAAQGWPFDALFGTKDLDL from the coding sequence ATGACCGGCGGGCCCCAAGCGGCGGTCGATGCCTTGGAACGTCTGCGCGCAGGGCTCAACCGCTATGCGCTCAAGCGGGGGCGCTTCGTCCTCGCTTCCGGCGCGATATCGGACTACTACGTCAACGTCAAGGAGATCTGTCTCCGAGGGGAGTACCTTCGTCTCGTCGGGGAACTCCTTTGGGCGAAGATCAAACGGACCGGTGCCGATGCCGTGGGTGGGTTGACACTGGGAGCCGACCCGATCGTGGCGGCGGTCACGATCGCCGCGGCCGATGACGGGGTCGATTGCTCGGCCCTGATCATCCGCAAGGAACTCAAGGACCATGGCACGGGGCAGCGCATCGAGGGACCCTTTCAACCGGGGATGCGGGTCGCCGTGGTGGAAGACGTCACGACGACCGGCGCATCGGCCAAGTCCGCTGCGGACGCGATCATAGCCGCTGGGGGCATTGTGGTCGGCGTCTTTTCGGTCCTCAATCGGGCCGCCGGCGCGGATGGGCTCTTTGCCGCGCAGGGCTGGCCGTTTGATGCGCTGTTCGGGACAAAGGACCTCGACTTGTAA
- a CDS encoding decaprenyl-phosphate phosphoribosyltransferase — protein MITALWKSFRPTQWVKNLIVFAGLIFSRHFDRGDDVLRSLAAFAVFCALASAVYLFNDVRDRDNDRLHPQKRLRPIAAGTLPVSMALIVACCLAVVGLIGAWRLGIPFLVAVVIYLLLNTAYSVALKRVPIIDVMIVALGFVVRAVAGAEAIGVAISPWLIVCTLLLALFLGFGKRRWELVALGDDALSHRAALAGYSPHLLDQLIAVTTASTVVAYALYTLSADTQAKFGTGQLIWTLPFVLFGVFRYLYLIHGEQKGGNPTSALLRDGPMLVNTLLWLLTFLAIISR, from the coding sequence ATGATCACCGCGCTCTGGAAATCGTTCCGGCCCACGCAATGGGTCAAGAACCTGATCGTCTTTGCCGGTTTGATCTTCTCACGGCATTTTGACCGGGGCGATGATGTGCTGCGGTCATTGGCGGCCTTTGCCGTCTTCTGCGCTCTGGCCAGCGCGGTCTACCTCTTCAATGATGTCCGCGACCGCGACAACGACCGTCTGCATCCCCAGAAGCGACTGCGGCCGATCGCCGCGGGTACGCTCCCTGTTTCGATGGCGCTCATTGTGGCCTGCTGCTTGGCCGTTGTCGGACTCATCGGCGCCTGGCGTCTGGGGATACCGTTCCTTGTCGCCGTCGTCATCTACCTCCTCCTGAATACGGCCTACTCGGTGGCGCTCAAGCGGGTGCCGATCATTGACGTGATGATCGTCGCCCTTGGCTTTGTCGTGCGCGCGGTCGCCGGTGCCGAGGCGATCGGTGTGGCGATCTCCCCGTGGCTGATCGTGTGCACGCTCCTTCTGGCGCTGTTCCTGGGATTCGGCAAACGGCGCTGGGAACTGGTTGCGCTCGGTGATGATGCGCTCAGCCACCGCGCCGCCTTGGCGGGATACTCGCCGCACCTGCTGGATCAACTGATCGCCGTCACGACCGCGTCGACCGTTGTCGCCTATGCGCTCTATACGCTGTCCGCCGACACCCAGGCGAAATTCGGCACCGGCCAGTTGATCTGGACCCTACCGTTCGTGCTTTTCGGTGTCTTCCGCTATCTCTATCTCATCCACGGCGAGCAGAAGGGCGGCAACCCGACCTCGGCCCTATTGCGTGACGGACCGATGCTGGTGAACACACTGCTGTGGCTGCTGACGTTCCTGGCCATCATCTCGCGCTAA
- a CDS encoding acyl-CoA dehydrogenase family protein, which produces MIDFSFTDEHRTVQEMVRAFCAREVASTIRERDRAQEFDPDLLGKMAAAEILGLCLPTKYGGSGMDYVSLGLACEEAEYVDTSLRVILSVHVGLVSLPLLTWCTDEQKSRWLPDLASGKRIGAFGLTEPNAGSDVVGLQTTADRDGSGYRLNGEKMWISLADVADTFLVFAWTDRDKMKRRDHSGITAFVVERAMTGVATATIHGKLGVRAGNTGSISLSDVLVPKENVVGQIGEGFTIAMFCLDQGRFTVAAGATGLIRACLDSCVTYSQTRLTFGSPLREHQLVKEMIARMVAGYESSRLLWLRAAWMKNTGVPNTRETSLAKWIACEQAEAAAADAVQVHGAYGFSDEYPVERFYRNAKGASIYEGTREMHKLIQADYVLGLRHDKPTRCNLPPAGAVGR; this is translated from the coding sequence ATGATCGACTTCTCCTTCACCGACGAACACCGCACCGTCCAGGAGATGGTCCGTGCCTTCTGCGCGCGCGAGGTGGCGTCGACAATTCGCGAGCGCGACCGCGCCCAAGAGTTTGATCCCGACCTGTTGGGCAAGATGGCCGCCGCGGAGATTCTGGGGCTCTGTCTGCCGACGAAATATGGTGGCTCGGGGATGGACTATGTATCCCTCGGGTTGGCGTGCGAAGAGGCGGAGTATGTCGACACGTCGCTGCGAGTGATTCTCTCGGTCCATGTCGGCTTGGTCTCGCTGCCGCTTCTGACCTGGTGTACTGATGAACAGAAGTCCCGCTGGCTCCCGGATCTGGCGTCGGGCAAACGAATCGGCGCTTTCGGCCTGACCGAGCCGAATGCCGGTTCCGACGTCGTCGGTCTTCAGACCACCGCCGATCGCGACGGCAGCGGCTATCGTCTCAACGGCGAGAAGATGTGGATCTCCCTGGCTGACGTCGCCGACACCTTCCTTGTCTTCGCCTGGACCGACCGCGACAAGATGAAGCGACGCGACCATTCCGGGATCACGGCGTTCGTGGTCGAGCGCGCGATGACCGGTGTCGCGACGGCTACGATCCACGGCAAACTGGGGGTGCGAGCGGGGAACACCGGCTCGATCTCGCTGTCGGACGTTCTTGTGCCCAAGGAGAATGTGGTCGGTCAGATCGGCGAAGGTTTCACCATCGCGATGTTCTGTCTCGATCAGGGGCGATTCACCGTGGCCGCTGGAGCGACCGGATTGATCCGTGCCTGTCTGGATTCGTGCGTGACCTATTCGCAAACCCGCCTGACGTTCGGCAGTCCGCTGCGCGAGCATCAATTGGTCAAGGAGATGATCGCCCGCATGGTGGCAGGGTATGAATCATCGCGCCTGCTCTGGCTACGCGCCGCTTGGATGAAGAACACCGGCGTGCCCAATACGCGCGAGACGTCATTGGCCAAATGGATCGCCTGCGAGCAGGCCGAAGCCGCCGCGGCCGATGCAGTCCAGGTGCACGGGGCCTATGGTTTTTCCGATGAGTATCCGGTGGAGCGGTTCTATCGCAATGCCAAGGGGGCTTCGATCTATGAGGGAACGCGCGAGATGCACAAGTTGATTCAGGCCGACTATGTCCTCGGCCTGCGGCACGACAAGCCGACGCGTTGCAACTTGCCGCCGGCCGGGGCGGTCGGTCGATAA
- a CDS encoding AAA family ATPase: MKLGIKNFRSVQDQEIDLGRITVLYGPNGAGKSSLLYALLTLKNVFLNPTQNSSSFFGYGFVNLGGFDSVVFDHRARNQIELALKDEFPCSIGAHDGRSSLVLKAGIRKDSGVLSLSAGVTGVFPEVDLTLDVPFPYPGNQQAQQSVGIGESSYTVTWNGVRAQVQAPSTEVEIRKTAEDIAVLFDDPVHTLSSISFVPLKRGFSKFQYSSVPMSPGAVTEDEVATLLSTNKILVSRVSHYFERILEREFRVNVTPGTAVFTLDSTDKTTGVSSELVNDGFGANQIVYVLAKCLGEDVRWVCLEEPEIHLHPTAIRNFARAVVDISREEDKRFVISTHSEFLLTALLVLVEKGELQADDLACYFARKDKKVTSFERQTVNQNGQIEGGLTSFIEAELEDLKSLQKVTS, translated from the coding sequence ATGAAACTCGGGATCAAGAACTTCCGTTCAGTCCAAGACCAGGAGATCGATCTTGGACGCATCACGGTTCTGTATGGGCCGAACGGGGCTGGGAAATCGAGTCTGCTCTATGCTTTGCTAACCTTGAAGAACGTGTTTCTGAACCCGACCCAGAACTCGAGTAGTTTCTTCGGCTACGGCTTTGTGAACTTGGGTGGCTTCGACAGCGTTGTATTCGATCACCGGGCCAGGAACCAGATAGAACTTGCACTGAAGGACGAGTTCCCTTGTTCGATTGGCGCTCACGATGGGCGATCTTCACTTGTCCTCAAGGCCGGGATAAGAAAGGACAGCGGTGTATTATCGCTTTCCGCTGGTGTCACAGGTGTCTTTCCTGAAGTTGACCTGACCCTCGATGTCCCGTTCCCATATCCCGGCAACCAACAGGCCCAGCAATCCGTGGGCATCGGCGAGTCGTCGTACACTGTCACGTGGAATGGCGTCAGGGCGCAGGTGCAGGCACCTTCAACAGAGGTAGAGATCCGGAAGACAGCTGAGGACATCGCAGTTTTGTTTGATGATCCTGTACATACATTGAGTTCTATCAGTTTTGTACCTCTCAAACGCGGCTTCTCGAAGTTCCAGTACTCTTCTGTCCCGATGTCACCTGGAGCTGTCACAGAAGACGAGGTTGCGACCCTCTTGTCGACGAACAAGATCCTAGTGTCGAGGGTGAGCCACTACTTCGAGAGGATTCTCGAGAGAGAATTCCGAGTCAATGTAACACCAGGTACCGCAGTCTTCACTCTTGATTCCACGGACAAAACGACCGGCGTATCGTCTGAATTGGTAAACGATGGGTTCGGAGCCAATCAGATCGTGTATGTGTTGGCGAAGTGCCTCGGTGAAGATGTCCGTTGGGTTTGTTTGGAAGAGCCAGAAATCCACCTGCATCCGACTGCGATCCGGAATTTCGCGAGGGCAGTCGTCGACATTTCGCGTGAAGAGGACAAGAGATTCGTGATCTCTACACACAGTGAGTTCCTCCTCACGGCGCTTCTTGTACTCGTAGAGAAGGGAGAACTCCAAGCTGATGACTTGGCTTGCTACTTCGCCAGGAAAGACAAGAAGGTCACGTCGTTTGAACGCCAGACAGTCAATCAGAACGGACAGATCGAAGGCGGCCTCACGAGCTTCATCGAAGCGGAGTTGGAAGACCTGAAGTCCCTTCAGAAAGTCACATCGTGA
- a CDS encoding RidA family protein, whose product MDDIRMVTTAEAPGAVGPYSPAIHFGGGALVFLSGQIPLDPRTGQMVPGGVAEQTERALANMRALLEAAGSGMDRVLKTTVFLIDMNDFAAMNEVYARHFPGVTPARSTIQVGRLPKDARVEIEAVAACGGF is encoded by the coding sequence ATGGACGACATTCGTATGGTGACAACTGCCGAGGCGCCCGGTGCGGTCGGCCCCTACAGCCCGGCGATTCACTTCGGCGGCGGGGCGCTCGTCTTCCTCAGCGGTCAGATTCCGCTCGATCCCCGAACGGGACAGATGGTCCCCGGCGGCGTGGCCGAGCAGACGGAACGTGCCCTGGCCAACATGCGTGCCCTCTTGGAAGCTGCGGGCTCGGGAATGGATCGCGTATTGAAGACGACCGTCTTTCTGATCGACATGAACGACTTCGCCGCCATGAATGAGGTCTACGCCCGTCACTTTCCCGGCGTCACACCGGCGCGCTCGACCATCCAAGTGGGGCGGCTTCCGAAGGACGCGCGGGTGGAAATCGAAGCGGTGGCGGCGTGTGGAGGTTTTTGA
- the ruvX gene encoding Holliday junction resolvase RuvX, which translates to MGGRVLAVDYGRRRIGLAISDPSGTIATGLGTIAIKDVAEAVARIAAKRAEWQYTRIVVGMPLETSGRPGPMAQEVAAFVKKLERACVDIPVVTIDERFTSAEAHRLFHQSGRKLKGHKAEIDRLAAEILLRQYLDTHGTHGTEADE; encoded by the coding sequence GTGGGTGGCAGGGTCTTGGCGGTCGACTATGGACGTCGCCGCATAGGCCTGGCGATCTCTGATCCCAGCGGGACAATCGCAACGGGCCTGGGGACAATCGCGATAAAGGATGTTGCTGAGGCGGTCGCGCGCATTGCCGCCAAGCGAGCGGAGTGGCAATACACCCGGATTGTCGTGGGGATGCCACTGGAGACTTCCGGCCGGCCGGGACCGATGGCCCAAGAGGTGGCGGCCTTCGTCAAAAAGCTCGAGCGCGCCTGCGTCGACATACCCGTGGTGACCATCGACGAGCGGTTCACGTCGGCCGAGGCGCACCGTTTGTTTCATCAGTCCGGCCGCAAACTCAAAGGACACAAAGCCGAGATCGACCGCCTCGCGGCAGAAATCCTGTTACGGCAATACCTCGACACTCACGGCACACATGGCACCGAGGCCGATGAATAG